In Gossypium arboreum isolate Shixiya-1 chromosome 5, ASM2569848v2, whole genome shotgun sequence, a single genomic region encodes these proteins:
- the LOC108485700 gene encoding peroxidase 64-like, which produces MEAIVALAFAFLVFPFSSPAQALSSNCYDHTCPQLESIVSSAVQKAMSNDKTVPTALLRMHFHDCFIRGCDASVLLNSKGKNKAEKDGPPNISLHAFYVIDNAKKALESKCPGIVSCADILALAARDAVAMSGGPSWEVPKGRKDGRISLASETRQLPAPTFNISQLKQNFAQRGLSIKDLVALSGGHTLGFSHCSSFQNRIHNFNATLDVDPTMNPSFASKLRSVCPAHNKVKNAGSPLDSSNLIFDNAYYKLLLQGNSIFSSDQALLTTPKTKALVSKFANSQKAFEKAFVESMIKMSSLAGGQEIRLDCRVVR; this is translated from the exons ATGGAAGCCATCGTTGCACTTGCTTTCGCCTTTCTCGTGTTTCCATTTTCATCTCCCGCCCAGGCACTGAGCTCAAACTGCTATGATCACACGTGCCCTCAGCTCGAGTCTATCGTTAGCAGTGCAGTCCAGAAAGCGATGTCGAATGACAAAACCGTTCCCACCGCGCTACTCCGGATGCACTTTCATGATTGCTTTATCAGa GGCTGCGATGCTTCTGTGTTGCTGAACTCGAAAGGGAAGAACAAGGCAGAGAAAGATGGACCACCTAACATTTCATTGCATGCATTTTATGTGATTGACAATGCGAAAAAAGCGTTGGAATCTAAATGTCCGGGCATCGTGTCTTGTGCTGATATCTTGGCCCTGGCGGCCAGAGACGCGGTTGCTATG tCTGGCGGTCCCAGTTGGGAGGTGCCCAAAGGAAGGAAGGATGGAAGAATATCTTTGGCAAGCGAGACCAGGCAGTTACCAGCTCCCACTTTTAATATATCACAGCTAAAACAGAACTTTGCTCAGAGAGGTCTCTCCATTAAAGATCTAGTTGCTCTCTCAG GTGGACACACTCTGGGGTTTTCCCACTGCTCTTCCTTCCAGAACAGGATCCACAATTTCAACGCCACCCTCGACGTGGATCCGACCATGAATCCATCATTTGCCTCCAAGTTAAGGAGCGTGTGTCCGGCACACAACAAGGTGAAAAACGCAGGTTCCCCCCTGGATTCATCCAACTTAATATTTGACAACGCATACTACAAGCTGCTTCTTCAAGGGAACAGTATCTTCTCTTCGGATCAAGCTTTGCTCACCACCCCAAAAACCAAGGCACTCGTCTCTAAATTTGCAAACTCACAAAAGGCATTTGAGAAGGCTTTCGTGGAGTCCATGATCAAAATGAGTAGCCTCGCCGGCGGGCAAGAGATCAGGCTAGACTGCAGAGTAGTCAGGTGA
- the LOC108485145 gene encoding UPF0496 protein At1g20180, translating to MFQNMSQGKNMIQTKLKSGRSKTERGAGSYLEEKAKVNEEYKEVFRTKSYLETWTEVHGQLENTSFDRLSPSSSIPNHRINLSEYLLQPKQETLDKIESLNFHHLLLDYFEVGLEGSNLCESLLRSIHQARVYYRKIRRVIKISKRIDQEFSDDKCSVIFKELAGFALLKNPFSIISPVQLRDFHESNLDLFHKLTSRREKLKRQAKFKRISKQIGSICLVISHTAFIIALLVLAFHGMIGIIAAPGLAACFFGMRLKKKKKKSRSQSNYQQGPERLSAQLDISAKGVYILINDFDTISRLVWRLHDEIEHRKAIADMCIRNGKMEVLKEVVRELCMHDSSFLEQLKELEEHTKLCFHTINRSRKLVIQEIVDAQPLY from the exons ATGTTCCAGAATATGTCCCAAGGGAAAAATATGATTCAGACGAAGCTAAAATCAG GCAGATCAAAGACGGAGCGTGGCGCTGGAAGTTACTTGGAAGAGAAGGCAAAAGTCAATGAAGAGTACAAGGAAGTTTTTAGAACAAAGTCTTATCTAGAAACGTGGACAGAAGTTCACGGCCAGTTGGAAAATACTAGCTTTGATAGACTTTCTCCATCATCTTCGATCCCTAATCACCGTATAAATCTTTCCGAGTACCTTCTTCAACCAAAGCAAGAAACGTTAGACAAGATCGAGAGCTTGAATTTTCATCACCTTCTTCTAGACTATTTCGAAGTTGGTTTAGAAGGTAGTAATTTATGTGAATCACTCCTACGAAGCATCCATCAGGCCCGCGTTTATTATCGGAAAATTAGAAGGGTAATAAAGATAAGCAAGCGGATTGATCAAGAATTTTCAGATGACAAATGCAGCGTCATATTCAAGGAGCTAGCGGGATTTGCCTTGCTTAAAAATCCATTTTCGATCATTAGCCCAGTGCAGCTCCGGGATTTTCATGAAAGTAACCTGGATTTGTTCCACAAGTTAACATCCAGACGCGAAAAGCTAAAACGGCAAGCAAAATTCAAGAGAATCTCCAAACAGATTGGCAGCATTTGCCTAGTGATTTCTCACACTGCTTTTATAATTGCTTTGCTGGTACTTGCATTCCACGGCATGATTGGGATTATAGCAGCACCAGGGCTTGCAGCCTGCTTCTTTGGCATGaggttgaagaagaagaagaagaaaagcagGTCACAATCTAATTATCAGCAAGGGCCTGAAAGACTTAGTGCGCAGCTTGATATCTCGGCGAAAGGGGTTTACATTTTGATCAACGATTTCGATACCATAAGTAGACTGGTATGGAGACTACACGATGAGATAGAACACCGTAAAGCTATAGCTGATATGTGCATTAGAAATGGGAAAATGGAGGTACTGAAGGAGGTGGTAAGAGAATTATGTATGCACGATTCAAGCTTCTTGGAGCAGCTGAAAGAGCTAGAGGAACACACTAAATTATGTTTTCACACAATTAACAGATCGAGAAAGCTGGTTATACAAGAAATAGTTGATGCGCAACCATTGTATTAG
- the LOC108484620 gene encoding probable cinnamyl alcohol dehydrogenase 6, with the protein MALETPNHTQTVAGWAAYDSSGKIAPYIFKRRENGVNDVTIQVMYCGICHTDLHHVKDDWGITMYPVVPGHEITGVITKVGSNVKNFKLGDRVGVGCLAASCLECEFCKNSQENYCDQIQFTYNGIFWDGTITYGGYSDMLVADHRYVVHVPDNLPMDAAAPLLCAGITVFSPMKDCQLLESPGKKVGIVGLGGLGHVAVKMAKAFGHQVTVISTSPSKENEAKQRLGADYFLVSTDAKQMQRGKRSLDVILDTVSAKHSLGPILELLKVNGTLVVVGAPDRPIELPSFPLIFGKRAVKGSMTGGMKETQEMMDVCGKHNITCDVELIKPDKINEALDRLARNDVRYRFVIDIAGTSKL; encoded by the exons ATGGCTTTAGAAACCCCTAACCACACTCAGACGGTAGCAGGATGGGCGGCTTATGATTCCTCCGGTAAAATCGCCCCTTACATCTTCAAACGAAG GGAAAATGGCGTCAACGATGTGACCATTCAAGTGATGTATTGTGGGATCTGCCACACTGACCTCCACCATGTTAAGGACGACTGGGGTATCACCATGTATCCTGTTGTTCCTGG GCATGAAATAACGGGTGTGATAACCAAGGTTGGAAGCAACGTGAAGAATTTCAAACTAGGGGACAGGGTGGGGGTTGGTTGCTTGGCAGCATCCTGTTTAGAGTGTGAATTCTGTAAAAACTCGCAGGAGAACTACTGCGATCAGATCCAGTTCACCTACAATGGTATTTTCTGGGATGGTACCATTACTTATGGTGGATATTCCGATATGCTAGTTGCAGATCACAG GTACGTGGTCCACGTGCCGGATAACCTGCCAATGGATGCAGCAGCCCCACTATTGTGTGCTGGGATAACAGTTTTTAGCCCCATGAAAGATTGCCAACTGCTGGAGTCACCTGGGAAAAAAGTGGGAATAGTTGGCCTGGGGGGTCTGGGTCACGTTGCTGTTAAAATGGCAAAGGCATTTGGTCATCAAGTAACCGTCATCAGCACTTCTCCGTCAAAAGAAAATGAGGCTAAACAGCGTTTGGGCGCTGATTATTTCCTAGTTAGCACAGATGCTAAGCAAATGCAG AGAGGTAAGAGGTCGCTAGATGTTATTTTGGACACTGTCTCAGCTAAACACTCACTCGGACCAATCTTGGAACTGCTCAAAGTAAATGGGACTTTGGTAGTTGTGGGGGCACCCGACAGGCCAATTGAGCTTCCTTCTTTTCCATTAATATTTG GAAAGAGAGCAGTAAAGGGAAGCATGACAGGGGGTATGAAAGAGACGCAAGAAATGATGGATGTGTGTGGGAAGCACAACATCACGTGCGATGTAGAGCTTATCAAGCCAGATAAAATCAACGAAGCTTTGGACCGCCTTGCCAGAAACGATGTCAGATACCGTTTTGTTATCGACATTGCCGGAACCTCTAAGCTTTGA